One part of the Bacillota bacterium genome encodes these proteins:
- a CDS encoding ABC transporter permease: protein MLAMIREGFGRDILVALVVTVLLGTALSSGVARAVDTYLGRQVTGVLGDLGEYDLILHVRQDAHDAASAEISKVLSSSYKGARVKEGPTVIGRANFFISLPDKLRTRAGIEGLARALGDVPGASGVTFIIEPRLSVSGIEPGAFSFLIGQVEKVPGVRFCFRDGGSIAVVLNSVADVRRVSDAVQRLLDRYQIVEVRLPIGQEVEDSAAAGQAFAQDLKAQAGAGATLARDITRRSGGSDLQDLTATLTEMKRFLEYYAARVTMTLASKAPLHPGDLVFLEAPPAGAPGESAASSSAAGADKGSGEHVGVVVQVKEISGGTSGSTATGIVVEGDTNTLGFKPVQELPAHASAAGPTTIVDRGDAYRTPALAAYVADATGQPQARIGTAYVTSESKRLAYMVDESVRLLHELETFREDAYQASLSALDILGMYDNTVGRLVSVQRALEKAEDALGASGGGTLGWQEAAAVEKAISDAIGAVDSLESALGKIGSFESRAKQVVSMLSSAGELLTEGTGTGDGELPPTVRDRVATLQAALDLAGVKAVERAKVIDDLVRRANPAAQELAKWKTALAGIAGRVSGIRALLATGHAGTVVSDMLDATNAVLAQLQDMDVTGMQEQIREVSKDLGAVRSIDTDAIIRELEYIKESLPNLKDDEVGRSIRLIDQYISGEVIPGDSLQLLVDRGVSLEAARNAAIKRFGPGVRVYVSPVGVIEPGVRSEVYRVLREARSTVAALVSILFVLLVLILDHAGVVSAIRELRRERAQRPSRRTAGRAREALARLFDAGAAYATLTGAAILVPVFVASGAQVPYLKLWHVALIGGALGYLVSIESGKISPAPSDEITAGIAMGLTYTQVMREIVVPSSRPGILTLLNRRKVMLKGMRR from the coding sequence ATGCTTGCGATGATAAGGGAGGGCTTCGGGAGGGATATCCTCGTCGCCCTTGTCGTCACGGTGCTCCTTGGCACCGCCTTATCCAGTGGCGTTGCCCGTGCCGTCGATACATACCTTGGTAGACAGGTCACCGGCGTTCTGGGAGACCTCGGCGAATACGATCTCATCCTGCATGTCAGGCAAGACGCCCACGACGCTGCAAGCGCCGAGATATCAAAGGTGCTCTCTTCGTCGTACAAGGGCGCCCGCGTCAAAGAAGGCCCCACAGTGATCGGTCGCGCCAACTTCTTCATTTCCCTTCCTGACAAGCTGCGTACCCGCGCGGGAATCGAGGGGCTCGCCCGCGCGCTCGGTGACGTGCCGGGAGCGAGCGGCGTGACCTTCATCATCGAGCCGCGGCTCAGCGTGTCCGGCATAGAGCCGGGGGCCTTTTCGTTTCTCATCGGCCAGGTGGAAAAGGTGCCGGGTGTGAGGTTCTGCTTTCGAGACGGGGGCAGCATAGCAGTGGTGCTCAACTCCGTGGCTGACGTCAGGCGAGTCTCCGACGCAGTTCAGCGCCTCCTGGATCGCTACCAAATCGTAGAAGTGAGGTTGCCCATCGGTCAGGAGGTTGAAGATTCCGCGGCCGCAGGACAAGCCTTCGCCCAAGACCTCAAAGCTCAGGCCGGGGCCGGTGCGACGCTTGCGCGTGACATCACGCGTCGCAGCGGGGGATCGGACCTTCAGGATCTCACGGCCACCCTGACAGAAATGAAGAGATTCCTCGAGTACTACGCGGCGAGGGTCACTATGACGCTCGCTTCCAAGGCGCCTCTCCACCCGGGTGACCTCGTTTTCCTCGAGGCGCCGCCCGCAGGGGCGCCCGGCGAGAGCGCTGCCTCCTCGTCTGCCGCAGGCGCGGACAAAGGCTCAGGCGAGCATGTGGGCGTGGTCGTCCAGGTCAAGGAGATCTCGGGCGGCACATCGGGCAGCACGGCGACGGGGATCGTGGTGGAGGGGGACACGAACACGCTGGGCTTCAAGCCGGTCCAGGAGCTGCCGGCACACGCGTCCGCGGCTGGCCCCACCACCATCGTGGATCGAGGGGACGCGTACCGCACACCGGCTCTTGCCGCGTACGTCGCGGACGCGACGGGACAGCCCCAGGCGCGCATCGGCACGGCTTACGTGACGAGCGAGAGCAAGAGGCTGGCATACATGGTGGACGAGAGCGTCCGGCTCCTTCACGAGCTGGAAACGTTCCGCGAGGATGCCTACCAGGCCTCGCTTTCAGCCCTCGACATACTAGGCATGTACGATAACACCGTCGGGCGACTCGTGAGTGTGCAGAGAGCCCTGGAAAAGGCCGAGGACGCCCTTGGCGCGTCCGGCGGTGGCACGCTGGGGTGGCAAGAGGCAGCCGCGGTCGAGAAAGCTATCAGCGACGCCATCGGCGCCGTGGACTCTCTAGAGTCGGCTCTGGGCAAGATTGGCTCGTTCGAGTCTCGGGCGAAGCAGGTTGTGTCCATGCTCTCGTCCGCGGGCGAGCTTCTCACGGAGGGCACCGGAACGGGCGATGGCGAGCTGCCGCCAACCGTGCGCGACAGGGTGGCCACGCTTCAGGCAGCTCTCGACCTCGCGGGCGTGAAGGCCGTCGAGAGGGCCAAGGTCATTGATGATCTCGTGCGCCGGGCGAACCCTGCCGCGCAGGAGCTTGCGAAGTGGAAGACCGCGCTTGCGGGCATCGCGGGCCGGGTGTCGGGCATACGAGCTCTCCTCGCGACCGGGCATGCCGGAACGGTCGTTTCCGACATGCTCGACGCCACGAACGCCGTCCTCGCGCAGCTCCAAGACATGGATGTAACAGGAATGCAGGAACAGATCCGTGAGGTCTCAAAGGACCTCGGGGCGGTGCGATCCATAGACACTGATGCCATAATCCGGGAGCTGGAATACATAAAGGAATCCTTGCCAAATCTAAAGGATGACGAGGTAGGACGGTCCATTCGCTTGATCGACCAGTACATAAGCGGCGAGGTCATACCCGGCGATAGCCTCCAGCTCTTGGTCGATCGCGGCGTGAGCCTGGAGGCGGCCCGGAATGCGGCGATCAAGAGATTCGGGCCCGGTGTGCGCGTGTACGTGAGTCCCGTCGGCGTGATCGAGCCCGGGGTGAGGAGTGAGGTGTACAGGGTCCTCCGAGAGGCGAGGTCCACTGTGGCGGCCCTTGTATCGATACTGTTCGTCCTTCTAGTCCTCATCCTGGATCACGCGGGCGTCGTGAGTGCCATCAGGGAGTTGCGGCGGGAGAGGGCGCAGCGTCCGAGCCGCCGGACGGCGGGGCGCGCCCGGGAAGCCTTGGCCCGCTTGTTTGATGCGGGCGCGGCCTACGCGACGCTCACGGGCGCGGCCATCCTCGTGCCGGTGTTCGTGGCGTCGGGTGCGCAGGTGCCGTATTTGAAGCTGTGGCATGTGGCGCTCATAGGCGGGGCGCTTGGGTACCTCGTATCCATTGAGAGCGGAAAGATCAGCCCCGCTCCCAGCGATGAGATCACCGCGG